A single genomic interval of Bradyrhizobium sp. AZCC 1693 harbors:
- a CDS encoding CBS domain-containing protein, giving the protein MRAHQIMTRSVITTSPDTTILEAAKTMLQHHVSGLPVVDAAGKLVGVVSEGDFIRRSEIGTQRKRGRWLKFLLGAGAAATDYVHEHGRKVSEVMTTDPITVVEDATLEQIVTSMETNGVKRLPVMHGGKLVGIVSRANLLQAVASLAREIPDPTADDDHIRSRVIAAIEKNDWSPFGLNVIVRDGIVHLSGVITDESSRQAAMVAAENVAGVRKVHDHLCWVDTMSGMYLESPEDVEMAKAG; this is encoded by the coding sequence ATGCGCGCCCATCAGATCATGACCCGGTCCGTCATCACGACCTCGCCTGACACCACCATCCTCGAAGCCGCGAAAACCATGCTGCAGCATCATGTCAGCGGACTGCCGGTGGTCGACGCGGCCGGAAAGCTGGTCGGCGTCGTCTCGGAGGGCGATTTCATTCGCCGCAGCGAAATCGGCACGCAGCGCAAGCGCGGCCGCTGGCTCAAATTCCTGCTTGGCGCCGGCGCAGCCGCAACCGATTACGTTCATGAACATGGCCGCAAGGTTTCGGAGGTCATGACCACCGATCCGATCACCGTCGTCGAAGACGCAACGCTGGAACAGATCGTGACGTCGATGGAGACCAATGGCGTCAAGCGTCTGCCGGTGATGCACGGCGGCAAGCTCGTGGGCATTGTCTCGCGCGCCAACCTGCTGCAGGCGGTCGCAAGTCTCGCCCGTGAAATCCCCGACCCTACGGCCGACGATGACCACATTCGCAGCCGCGTCATCGCCGCGATCGAGAAGAATGACTGGAGTCCGTTCGGCCTCAATGTTATCGTGCGCGACGGCATCGTCCATCTCAGCGGCGTGATCACCGACGAGAGTTCACGGCAGGCGGCCATGGTTGCCGCGGAGAACGTCGCAGGCGTGAGGAAGGTTCACGACCATCTGTGCTGGGTCGACACCATGTCCGGGATGTATCTGGAATCGCCCGAAGACGTCGAGATGGCAAAGGCCGGCTGA
- a CDS encoding bifunctional aminoglycoside phosphotransferase/ATP-binding protein produces MTVRPPADTAATEADLQQQVLDFLDGSSFGPAGGGKRIDTHASMVFLGADRALKIKRAVRLPFLDYSTLEKRRRACEDELKVNAGNAPELYRRIVAITRNSDGAFEIDGSGTPVEWAVEMTRFDEKQSLDCVAASKVIDPFLATAVADAVLRSHDKAPRADGESWLASIPPIIERNTARFRTVRGLDAVAIGQLDTASRDAATTLQPLLRQRIEQGFVRRCHGDLHLANIALVDGRPVLFDAIEFDPVIATTDVLYDLAFTLMDLMHFNQAAAANEVFNRYLAGAGDEGLDGLRLLPLFLSVRAAIRAHVLFMKSDQAGEGGAVWQEAKRYFDLAGRLITPSPPLLVAIGGLSGTGKSVLARGLAGLLEPPPGAVIVRSDVVRKHLFGIAETTALPESAYRPDATERVYGMLSRTAQRVLAQGCSVVLDAAYLQDAERTEVEGLATTCGVRFVGLFLTADLATRLARIEQRKGDASDATRNVALKQETFTIGAVNWHMIDASGTPDQSLRSARVSLFGVPGER; encoded by the coding sequence ATGACGGTGCGACCGCCCGCCGACACAGCCGCAACCGAGGCTGACCTGCAGCAGCAGGTGCTCGACTTCCTTGATGGTTCCAGCTTCGGCCCGGCCGGGGGTGGCAAGCGGATCGACACGCATGCCTCGATGGTTTTTCTCGGCGCCGATCGGGCATTGAAGATCAAGCGGGCCGTGCGCTTGCCGTTCCTCGACTATTCGACATTGGAGAAGCGCAGGCGTGCCTGCGAGGATGAACTGAAGGTCAACGCCGGCAACGCTCCCGAGCTGTACCGGCGCATTGTCGCTATCACGCGCAATTCCGACGGCGCCTTCGAAATCGACGGCTCCGGCACTCCCGTCGAATGGGCGGTCGAAATGACACGGTTCGACGAGAAGCAATCGCTCGACTGTGTCGCAGCGTCGAAGGTGATCGATCCATTCCTTGCGACGGCCGTAGCCGATGCGGTTCTGCGATCCCACGACAAGGCGCCACGCGCGGACGGCGAAAGCTGGCTTGCGTCCATTCCACCCATCATCGAACGCAATACAGCAAGGTTTCGCACCGTGCGCGGACTTGATGCCGTTGCCATCGGTCAACTCGATACCGCCAGCCGCGATGCGGCGACGACGCTGCAGCCGCTACTCAGGCAGCGCATCGAGCAAGGGTTCGTGCGTCGCTGCCACGGTGATTTGCATCTCGCCAATATTGCCTTGGTGGACGGCCGGCCGGTACTGTTCGATGCCATCGAATTCGATCCCGTTATCGCGACGACCGATGTGCTCTACGATCTCGCCTTTACGCTGATGGATCTGATGCACTTCAATCAGGCTGCGGCGGCAAACGAGGTGTTCAATCGCTACCTTGCAGGGGCAGGGGATGAAGGTCTCGATGGCCTCCGTCTGCTGCCGCTGTTTCTGTCGGTGCGGGCGGCGATCCGCGCCCATGTGCTGTTCATGAAAAGCGATCAGGCCGGTGAGGGCGGCGCGGTCTGGCAGGAGGCCAAGCGCTATTTCGATCTGGCGGGGAGGCTCATCACACCCAGTCCGCCGCTGCTTGTGGCGATCGGCGGATTGTCGGGGACAGGAAAGTCGGTGCTTGCGCGCGGGCTCGCGGGCCTGCTCGAGCCTCCGCCCGGCGCGGTCATTGTCCGCTCGGATGTCGTTCGCAAGCATCTCTTCGGCATTGCTGAAACCACGGCTCTGCCGGAATCCGCCTATCGGCCCGATGCTACGGAGCGTGTCTACGGCATGCTTTCGCGCACCGCGCAGCGTGTCCTCGCCCAAGGCTGTTCGGTTGTGCTCGATGCCGCTTACCTGCAGGACGCGGAACGGACGGAAGTTGAAGGTCTTGCGACAACGTGCGGCGTACGCTTCGTCGGTTTGTTCCTCACGGCGGATCTCGCGACGCGCCTGGCTCGGATCGAGCAGCGCAAGGGTGATGCGTCGGATGCAACCCGGAATGTTGCCCTGAAGCAGGAGACTTTCACGATCGGCGCGGTAAACTGGCATATGATCGATGCCTCGGGGACGCCGGACCAGTCGCTTCGCAGCGCCCGTGTCTCCCTTTTTGGAGTGCCGGGTGAACGCTGA
- a CDS encoding universal stress protein: MFRNILVHIPSERPVRPVIDVAVALTIARRSHLDAVAIGYESMSAAGMLVEGGGAAVAAVIGAEQERAQERANAAIAVFEIEAKLAQIAYGTRTFAAIPAEAGQTIGALARLYDMTIVLQPELAKTSYDNEIPQQILFNSGGPMLMVPYIHKGALDAHHVGIAWDGSRLAARAVRDAMPFLMGAKAVTVIAVNEAAGDDASSDQLATHLGRRGIAARVQRLTADRGDVQGAILSVAAESRTGLLVMGGYGHSRLQERILGGVTRSMFDCMTVPVLMSH, translated from the coding sequence ATGTTCAGGAACATTCTGGTTCATATTCCCTCCGAGCGTCCGGTCAGGCCGGTGATTGATGTCGCTGTCGCGCTGACCATTGCGCGCCGGTCGCATCTCGATGCGGTCGCCATCGGCTATGAATCGATGAGCGCCGCCGGGATGCTTGTCGAGGGCGGCGGCGCCGCCGTGGCCGCCGTGATAGGGGCCGAACAGGAGCGCGCGCAGGAGAGGGCGAACGCCGCGATCGCCGTATTCGAGATCGAGGCCAAGCTGGCCCAAATCGCTTACGGTACCAGGACCTTCGCGGCGATCCCGGCCGAAGCCGGGCAGACAATTGGGGCGCTTGCCCGGCTCTACGACATGACGATCGTGCTGCAGCCGGAACTCGCGAAGACCAGCTACGACAACGAGATTCCGCAGCAGATCCTGTTCAATTCCGGCGGGCCGATGCTGATGGTTCCTTATATCCACAAGGGAGCGCTCGACGCCCACCATGTTGGCATCGCCTGGGACGGCAGCCGCCTTGCCGCCCGCGCCGTGCGCGATGCGATGCCGTTCCTGATGGGCGCGAAGGCCGTGACCGTGATTGCGGTCAACGAAGCGGCGGGTGATGATGCTTCCTCGGACCAGCTCGCCACGCATCTGGGGCGGCGCGGCATTGCGGCCCGGGTCCAGCGGCTGACGGCGGATCGCGGCGACGTTCAGGGCGCCATTCTGTCGGTTGCGGCTGAAAGCCGTACGGGCCTCCTGGTGATGGGGGGATACGGCCATTCGCGATTGCAGGAGCGCATTCTGGGCGGCGTCACGCGAAGCATGTTCGACTGCATGACCGTACCGGTCCTGATGTCGCACTGA
- a CDS encoding zinc-dependent alcohol dehydrogenase family protein codes for MHAMVLTAAGAPLRFELREDPVVGPGDVRVKVGACGVCRTDLHVVDGELPDIAYPIVPGHEVVGRVDALGPGVTSLRVGERIGVPWLGYTCGECRYCRSGQENLCDRPRFTGYTRDGGFATHLVADARYCFPLGEAGDDVAIAPLLCAGLIGWRSLVMAGDGKHLGIFGFGAAGHVIAQVARWQGRSVYAFTRNGDVEAQRLAKSLGAEWAGSSEDSAPAPLDAAIIFAPVGDLVPLALRAVRKGGRVVCAGIHMSDIPSFPYRILWEERQLLSVANLTRGDGTAFFEIAAQAGIRTHTSVFPLREANEVLSKLRAGQITGAAVLLP; via the coding sequence ATGCACGCCATGGTTCTGACAGCGGCCGGCGCGCCGCTGCGGTTTGAGCTGCGAGAGGATCCCGTCGTCGGGCCGGGCGATGTGCGCGTCAAGGTGGGCGCCTGCGGCGTGTGCCGGACCGATCTGCATGTCGTCGATGGAGAATTGCCTGACATCGCCTATCCGATCGTGCCCGGCCATGAGGTAGTTGGCCGGGTGGACGCGCTTGGGCCCGGCGTGACCTCGCTTCGTGTTGGCGAGCGGATCGGCGTTCCCTGGCTGGGCTATACCTGCGGCGAGTGTCGCTATTGCCGGAGCGGCCAGGAAAACCTCTGCGACCGCCCACGCTTCACCGGTTACACGCGCGACGGCGGCTTTGCCACGCATCTGGTGGCGGACGCCCGCTATTGCTTTCCGCTCGGCGAGGCCGGCGACGATGTCGCCATCGCACCTCTGCTTTGTGCCGGCCTGATCGGCTGGCGCTCGCTTGTCATGGCGGGCGATGGAAAGCATCTCGGCATCTTTGGCTTCGGTGCGGCCGGCCATGTCATCGCGCAGGTGGCGCGCTGGCAGGGGCGCTCGGTCTATGCCTTCACCCGCAACGGCGATGTCGAGGCGCAGCGTCTTGCAAAATCGCTCGGCGCGGAATGGGCCGGGTCATCGGAGGACTCGGCTCCGGCGCCGCTCGACGCCGCGATTATTTTCGCGCCGGTGGGCGATCTCGTGCCCCTTGCGTTACGCGCCGTGCGCAAAGGCGGGCGCGTGGTCTGCGCCGGCATTCACATGTCGGACATTCCCTCGTTCCCCTACCGGATCCTGTGGGAGGAACGGCAGCTGCTTTCGGTCGCCAACCTCACGCGCGGCGACGGGACCGCGTTCTTCGAGATCGCGGCGCAAGCGGGTATCAGAACGCACACCAGCGTGTTTCCGTTGCGGGAAGCAAACGAAGTCCTCTCCAAGCTGCGCGCCGGGCAGATCACCGGCGCCGCCGTGCTGCTGCCATGA
- a CDS encoding universal stress protein, which yields MDYKTVMVGLAMDRRNDACLRVAGDVAERFGARIIGVAASDIRPPMYFAEGDFAQKLFDEEAAAIERRLSELEAEFRAAVERRATAVEWRSARTLPVPYMLQQARAADILVIGARPETLVDPSVAADPSDLLMQAGRPLIVVPSTVEWLDLRSVLVAWKDVREARRAVFDALPILAAAKEVTIAEIPEQDGRRADALGRVADVAAWLRGHGIAANTVVPEQACGVTGQLQNIAANIGAGAVIAGAYGHSRFREWVLSGVTRHLATESRRCAFLSR from the coding sequence ATGGACTACAAAACCGTCATGGTCGGTTTGGCGATGGACCGGCGCAACGATGCCTGTCTCCGGGTAGCCGGCGATGTCGCCGAACGGTTCGGGGCACGGATCATCGGCGTTGCCGCCTCGGACATCAGGCCTCCAATGTATTTTGCCGAAGGCGATTTCGCGCAAAAGCTCTTCGATGAGGAGGCCGCCGCGATCGAAAGACGGCTGTCGGAGCTCGAAGCGGAGTTTCGCGCTGCGGTCGAGCGGCGCGCAACAGCGGTGGAGTGGCGTTCCGCCCGGACGTTACCTGTGCCCTACATGCTGCAGCAGGCGCGAGCCGCCGACATCCTCGTGATTGGCGCCCGCCCGGAGACCCTCGTCGACCCCAGCGTGGCTGCGGACCCGAGCGATCTGCTGATGCAGGCGGGCCGGCCGCTCATCGTGGTGCCATCAACGGTGGAATGGCTCGATCTGAGAAGCGTTCTGGTCGCCTGGAAGGATGTGCGCGAGGCGAGGCGGGCCGTGTTCGACGCGTTGCCGATTTTGGCTGCCGCAAAGGAAGTCACTATTGCGGAAATTCCCGAGCAGGACGGTCGCCGCGCGGATGCGCTCGGGCGTGTTGCTGACGTGGCGGCCTGGTTGCGCGGCCACGGCATCGCGGCGAACACGGTCGTTCCCGAACAGGCCTGCGGCGTGACCGGGCAACTCCAGAACATCGCTGCCAATATCGGAGCGGGCGCGGTGATTGCCGGAGCTTACGGCCATTCGCGCTTCCGCGAATGGGTGCTCAGCGGCGTTACGCGCCACCTTGCAACTGAATCGCGCCGCTGCGCGTTCCTGTCCCGTTAA
- a CDS encoding CBS domain-containing protein — MHRFLEATAGQYMTRKVKTVTRDTTMRELHKMFEADDFNCYPVREGDDIVGVVSNFDFLKCFAFNPGRMVPAYDDLLSRMVTDVMTPEFIYVDPATKLTRVLQLMMDHRMNSLPVLDAEQRLVGIIAREDIMRALTESTRG; from the coding sequence GTGCATAGATTTCTCGAAGCGACCGCCGGGCAATATATGACGCGCAAGGTGAAGACGGTTACGCGCGACACCACCATGCGCGAGCTGCACAAGATGTTCGAGGCCGATGACTTCAATTGCTATCCGGTGCGCGAAGGCGATGACATCGTCGGCGTCGTAAGCAATTTCGATTTCCTGAAATGCTTTGCATTCAACCCCGGCCGCATGGTTCCGGCCTATGATGACCTGCTGTCGCGCATGGTGACGGATGTGATGACCCCGGAATTCATCTATGTCGATCCGGCAACGAAACTGACCCGCGTCCTGCAGCTGATGATGGACCACCGGATGAACAGTCTCCCGGTGCTGGATGCCGAACAGCGGCTGGTCGGGATCATCGCGCGCGAGGACATCATGCGTGCGTTGACCGAGAGCACGCGCGGATAA
- a CDS encoding YgaP family membrane protein — translation MPVNIGTLDQYIRIVLGLALIAYAFQDGLAIQGWHWAGLLGMVPLVTAFFRSCPLYVALGISSCPVSQ, via the coding sequence ATGCCGGTAAATATTGGAACGTTGGATCAATATATACGGATCGTCCTGGGGTTGGCGCTGATCGCCTACGCTTTCCAGGACGGCCTCGCCATTCAGGGCTGGCACTGGGCCGGGCTGCTCGGCATGGTGCCGCTCGTGACGGCCTTCTTCAGAAGCTGCCCGCTTTATGTCGCCCTCGGCATTTCAAGCTGCCCCGTCAGCCAGTAG
- a CDS encoding PHA/PHB synthase family protein translates to MHQKSTLPTAEVTVLPVRARMADQGDERQPVAPIEPQVSPPTEGAADVETYQADRALHAMLARLSGGISPAALLLAYTDWLMHLASSPQRRIEIAQEALVDTERFFEAAQRFFSPGQGPWSLIEPQPHDKRFGRPEWEHPPFNLMAQAFLLGEQWWHNATTGLRGVAKQNEAIVEFSVRQMLDVMSPSNFAATNPEVLRRTFESGGNNFVRGWRNFCSDWTRLMSAGLDVSLGPVATGDFVVGEMVATARGRVVFRNELIELIQYYPTTEKVHPEPVLIVPAWIMKYYILDLSPQNSLVKYLAGEGFTVFMISWRNPDAADREIAFDDYRKLGVEAALDTVGDIVPGRQVHALGYCLGGTLLSIAAATMARDGDDRLKSVSLLTAQTDFTEAGELTLFINESQVAFLEDMMWERGVLDTTQMVGAFQLLRSNDLIWSRLTRDYLMGERAVPSDLMAWNADATRLPYRMHSEYLRKLFLNNDLAGGRYLVEGKPISLSDIHTPMFVVGTLHDHVAPWKSVYKIHRQVDADVTFLLTSGGHNAGIVAPPGEPGHTYRIKTEVAHATYTGPDEWLNTVASAEGSWWPEWTKWLSARSGEPSEPPRMGTDAAQTKNLPEAPGDYVRH, encoded by the coding sequence ATGCACCAGAAATCGACACTGCCGACAGCGGAAGTTACCGTTTTGCCGGTTCGCGCGCGTATGGCCGATCAGGGCGATGAACGGCAGCCGGTCGCGCCGATCGAACCGCAGGTTTCACCGCCGACGGAAGGCGCGGCCGACGTCGAGACATATCAGGCCGACCGCGCCCTGCATGCCATGCTCGCTCGCCTGAGCGGCGGCATTTCGCCGGCCGCGTTGTTGCTGGCTTATACTGACTGGCTAATGCATCTGGCCTCGTCGCCGCAGCGGCGGATCGAGATCGCGCAGGAAGCCCTGGTCGACACCGAGCGCTTCTTCGAAGCCGCGCAGCGTTTCTTCTCGCCTGGGCAGGGACCGTGGTCGCTGATCGAGCCGCAGCCGCACGACAAACGCTTCGGGCGGCCGGAATGGGAGCACCCGCCGTTCAATCTGATGGCGCAGGCCTTTCTGCTCGGCGAACAATGGTGGCACAACGCGACCACGGGCCTGCGCGGCGTCGCGAAGCAGAACGAGGCGATCGTCGAATTCTCGGTCCGGCAGATGCTGGACGTGATGTCGCCTTCCAATTTTGCCGCGACCAATCCGGAAGTGCTGCGGCGAACATTCGAGAGCGGCGGCAACAATTTCGTGCGCGGCTGGCGAAACTTCTGCAGCGACTGGACACGCCTGATGTCGGCGGGCCTTGACGTGAGCCTTGGCCCCGTCGCGACCGGCGATTTCGTTGTCGGCGAGATGGTCGCCACGGCGCGCGGCAGGGTCGTATTCCGCAACGAACTTATCGAACTGATCCAGTACTATCCGACCACCGAAAAGGTGCATCCGGAGCCTGTTCTGATCGTGCCGGCCTGGATCATGAAGTACTACATTCTCGATCTGTCGCCGCAGAACTCGCTGGTGAAATATCTTGCGGGCGAAGGGTTCACCGTATTCATGATCTCGTGGCGCAACCCTGATGCTGCCGACCGCGAAATCGCGTTTGACGATTATCGAAAGCTCGGCGTTGAAGCCGCGCTCGATACGGTCGGCGACATCGTACCGGGCCGTCAGGTGCATGCGTTGGGTTATTGCCTTGGCGGCACGCTGCTATCGATCGCTGCCGCCACCATGGCGCGCGACGGCGACGATCGGCTGAAGTCGGTCAGCCTGCTTACCGCGCAAACCGATTTCACCGAGGCCGGCGAGCTGACCCTGTTTATCAACGAAAGCCAGGTCGCATTCCTCGAAGACATGATGTGGGAACGCGGCGTGCTCGATACCACGCAGATGGTGGGCGCGTTCCAGCTGCTGCGCTCCAACGATCTGATCTGGTCGCGGCTTACCCGCGACTATTTAATGGGGGAGCGGGCGGTGCCGAGCGATCTGATGGCCTGGAATGCCGATGCGACCCGCCTGCCATACCGGATGCATTCGGAGTATTTGCGCAAGCTGTTCCTCAACAACGATCTTGCCGGCGGGCGATATCTCGTCGAAGGCAAGCCGATCTCGCTGTCGGATATTCATACGCCGATGTTCGTGGTTGGCACCCTTCACGATCATGTCGCGCCGTGGAAGTCTGTCTACAAGATCCACCGCCAGGTGGATGCCGACGTAACCTTCCTTCTCACCAGCGGCGGCCATAATGCGGGAATCGTGGCGCCGCCCGGCGAACCGGGACATACTTACCGGATCAAGACCGAGGTGGCGCACGCCACCTATACCGGTCCTGACGAATGGCTGAACACGGTGGCATCAGCCGAAGGATCGTGGTGGCCGGAATGGACGAAGTGGCTCTCCGCACGATCAGGCGAGCCATCCGAACCGCCGCGCATGGGAACCGACGCTGCACAGACGAAGAACCTGCCTGAGGCGCCCGGCGATTACGTTCGCCACTGA
- a CDS encoding CHAD domain-containing protein — MRGRPTRTSSRDKAAEAAGLDCATAFQTMTLGCVADIKAHHSSACAGDAEAVHQIRVAITRLRAAVAFFTPIVVDAEWRRLKQEIAWLNGPLGAARDSDVVVEYARRKRYGAWAQRMIGEQLDQRQTRDHRRLVRCLRSVRTQRLIAALAGWIRQGPWLARYQRRRHAEALQPYCLRELNRWRERLVRKGRHLKALGASRRHRLRIKAKRFRYMLEALTETVALRGRGEFDHLHRPAKRLQRALGDMRDLERFAGLAGGSPQADNGKRGKKHPPGYRRRREKLLGVAVAAHLDLKRAGAC, encoded by the coding sequence ATGAGGGGCCGTCCAACCAGAACGTCCAGCCGGGACAAGGCCGCTGAAGCCGCGGGTCTTGACTGTGCAACCGCGTTCCAGACCATGACGCTCGGCTGCGTCGCTGATATCAAGGCCCATCACAGCAGCGCGTGTGCCGGCGATGCCGAGGCGGTGCATCAGATCCGTGTCGCGATCACGCGGTTGCGCGCCGCCGTGGCGTTCTTTACGCCGATCGTAGTCGATGCGGAATGGCGGCGTCTGAAGCAGGAAATCGCCTGGCTGAATGGCCCGCTCGGCGCTGCGCGCGACAGCGATGTCGTCGTGGAATATGCGCGCCGCAAGCGATATGGCGCATGGGCGCAGCGCATGATCGGCGAGCAGCTCGATCAGCGGCAGACGCGGGACCACCGCCGCCTGGTTCGCTGCCTGCGTTCCGTTCGTACGCAACGTCTCATCGCCGCACTGGCAGGCTGGATCAGGCAAGGACCCTGGCTGGCGCGCTATCAGCGGCGCAGGCACGCGGAGGCGCTGCAACCCTATTGCTTGCGCGAGCTCAACCGGTGGCGCGAACGGCTGGTCCGCAAGGGGCGGCACCTGAAGGCCTTGGGTGCGTCACGCCGTCACCGGCTGCGGATCAAGGCCAAACGCTTCCGCTACATGCTGGAAGCGCTGACCGAAACCGTCGCGCTGCGGGGGCGGGGCGAATTCGATCACCTGCACCGGCCGGCGAAACGATTGCAGCGCGCATTGGGCGACATGCGCGATCTCGAGCGCTTCGCCGGCCTTGCCGGCGGATCGCCGCAGGCCGATAATGGCAAACGAGGCAAGAAGCATCCGCCGGGCTATCGCCGTCGAAGGGAAAAGCTGCTCGGCGTCGCCGTCGCGGCGCATCTTGACCTCAAGCGCGCCGGAGCCTGCTGA